The genomic segment AACTGGCCGCGGCGGCGCGGGCGCAATTACGCACGGAGACGTCGGGTTTGCCGCGTCGGATCAACGAGATTTTGCGAGCTCGGTCGGAGACGCTGGCCGTCCTGAGGCGCGTGGCCGGGGCGCGCGAAGACCCGGGCCGGCCCAAACGCGTGTTGCGCGACTTCTCGCAATTGGAGTCCCCCAGGTCAGCCGTGGAAACCCGCCATCCTTTGCGTGGTGACCTCGATTCCCTGGTGCCCGGCGACTTCCTGCGGCATTATTCGCGGGAGGAACTGGATCATCTGCCTCGCTATGTAAAGGCCCTGCAAGTCAGGGCCGAACGCGCGGCCTTGAACCCCGCCAAGGACGCCGAGCGTGCCCTTCTGGTTGAACCCTGGGAAAGACTGCTGACGCGAGTGGCTTTGGAGGCCACCGGGAATCCCAGCCGGCGCATCCCGGTGGAAACTTTCCGCCGACTGATCTTCGAGTATCGAGTTTCCGTTTTTGCGCAAGAATTGGGAACGTCCATTCCGGTCTCGCCCAAACGGCTGCACGAGGCGCACTTGCACCTATTTCAACCTTGACTCCGAGGACGGCCTGTTGAGCAAATGAGGGCACGATGAGCCTCTCCGAACCGGCGGCGCTATTGGAATATCTCCCAGCCCCGGCGTTCCTGACTGACCCCACCGGACGCGTGTCTTCCATCAATGCCCAGGCCCGCAGGGCCTTGCCCTGGCTCGGCGCGGAGGTCGTGGGACAATGGCTGACGGCCCTGGCGGCACCCGAAGACTTTCGAACCATCGAGCGCTACTTGCAGGAATGGGCGGATTCAAATCGAGCGACCGGCCTTCCGATCCCACCCGCCCGGACGGTGACCCTGCGGACCGTTCGTTTCGATCCCAACCCCATCTGAAGTGATCGCGGCGAGCTCACGGGCCACCTCTGGCGCTGCTCCCCTTCCGTGGGCCAGCAAGGGAGGGAACAATTGGAGGTCATGGTGGATTCCATCAACGACGCCATCATTTCCATCGACGAGGAATTTCGCATCGCCTTTCTCAATCGCTCGGCGGAGGTCACCTTCGGCTGCTCGGCCAAGACCGCGATCGGACTTCATATCGATCTCTTCCCCACGCTCGCCACGGCCCTGAAGCAGATCAATCTCGGCGTGCTGGATCGAAATCCGGCCGTGTTCGAAAACGCCCATCAAATCGAGGGACATCGCTCGAATGGTGAATCGTTCCCCATGGAAGCCACGCTCTCGAGCTCCTTGATCGGAGGGCGGCGTTTTTACGCGGCGGTGGTTCGCGACATCTCCGCCCAAATGCAGATGGAGCAGGCGCTCTATCAATCCCAGAAAAATCAAGCCGTCGGCACTCTGGCGGGAGGCGTGGCCCACGATTTCAACAACATCCTGACCGCAGTGCTCTCCCAACTGGACTGCCTGGTCTGGGCCCCCCACCTGCCCGAAGACCTCAAGGAAAACGCCATCCTCGCTCAAAACAGCGCCCGCCGCAGGGCGGAGCTCGTCAGCAAGCTGCTGACGTTCAGCCGCCACTCCGAGATCAAGTTGTCCCTCCTCAATCTCAACAAGATCGTCGAGGAAGTACTCGATATGCTGCGGCGAACCATCGCGCCCCACATCCAGATCCAGCACTACACGGACGGATCCGAGGATTGGCAGGTGCATGGAGACTCCACTCAATTGATGCAGGTCATCATGAACCTGTGCCTCAATGCGCGGGACGCCATGACCCAAGGCGGCGTGCTCACCGTCCGGGTGCGCCGCGTGAACTTCAGTCCCGAAGAGGCCAAGGAACCCCGCCGTTCGGGTTCCTTCGTTCAGTTGTCCATCCGCGACACAGGCCAGGGCATGAGTCCGGATGTGCTGGCGCGGCTGGGCGAACCCTACTTCACCACCAAGGAAGTCGGTAAAGGCACCGGCCTCGGCCTCTCCATTTGCTACAGCGTGGCCGCCGAACATAAAGGATGGATCGAAGTGGAGAGCGCGCCGGGTGAAGGCGCTGAGTTCCACGTCTTCTTCCCAATCGGCGCCGAGAAGTCGGATGCGGAAACCGAAGACCTGGGCGACATCGAATCCCTGAGCGAAAAGGCCCTGGAAGGCCGGGAGCGCATCCTGGTCGTGGACGACGATGAGGTCATCCGGTTGGTAGTTCGGGCGGTCCTGTCCTATCGAGGATACACCGTCAGCGAAGCGGCCAATGGCGAGGAGGCACTGGTCGCGTTCTTCCGCGCACCAGAGGAGTTCGACCTGCTGTTGCTCGACCTCCATATGCCGAAAACAAGCGGCTGGGATGTGCTCAAGAAGATCTGCGAACACGGTTCGCCGGTCCGCGTCATCATCATGAGCGGCGGCGCCACCGAAGCGGATTACAAGCGGGCCAAGGAATTAGGCGCCGCCATGTTCATGCGCAAACCATTCGAAAACCGGCAGCTCACACGCATGGTTCGACGCGTGCTCGATTCCAATCTGCAAGGAGTTCGCTCCCTCCGGGACTGACCCCAGTCGCCCATCCGCCGCCGGGACAAAGCCGTTAAGGCGTGGCGGCGGGGGCCGGACCGCGGGCCTCTTGCAATCGAAAATCGACCTTCCGAATCGTCGCTTCCAGCCAAAGGTCTCGATTCACCACCCGCTCCCCGACGTAGCCTTGCTGCAAGGCTTGGCGGCACATCGAAATCGCGTCGTCGAATCTCCCCAGTTGAAGGAGTGACTCGATCGCGCGCTGAAGCACGCGCGGCGGCGCCTTGGGGTCCAGTTTGAACTGGATGAGGCCAAACTTGGACTCGTCCGGATTGAACGCGTCCGCCGCCCATTGCAAGCAGGCGGCGTCATCCGATCGATCCCATGCGATTTCGGCCAGATACAGCCGGTAGACGCGCTGATTGGCGGGATCGAGACGGATCAGTTTCTCCAGCGTCTCCCGCAACACTTGGGCGTCGGGAACACGGAAGATGGTGCGCTCGTCCCGATAGGTCTGCATCATGTTCATCACAAGTTGCCGGTAGGGGAGAAGATCTTTCTTGGCGAACGACTCCAAACGGGCGAGGTCTTTCTCAAAACGCAACGCAAACACTTCATGCGGCAGCGGAGGCGAAACCACCCGCGTCAGCAAAGCCAGGGGTTCGATCGAGTTCGGATCCTGCTCCCGCCAACGCAGGAACAACGAGCGCAGCAACCGGCCCGGAGCGATCGCGTTCGGAAGATGATAATCGACGAACGACCAGTAGTCGTCCTCCGTCAACGAACGCTCCCGAAGGTAACGCCCAAGCAACGTCGATGACCGCGGATTGTAATTCTCGTTGAACACCTGCCACAGGTCCGAACTGGTGCGAACGAAAAAGGCCCGCTGCGCCAGAAACTCAAGGACAGGATACAAATCCGTGTGCATCTCCGCGTCGGGTGGCGCGACGAACCGGCCCCATCCCGACGAAATCAATTGATGCGACAGAAAGACAGGCAGGCTGTTGACCTCAATGCGTTTCAAGTCCGCCTTCACGTCGGCATGTTGAAATCGAGCTTCCATGCCCGCGAGGTCCGGTTCCAGAGGAAGCAGCGAGCCCGTCACCAGCAAATCTCCCTGCCATCCTTGCCAGACACTCAGATGGGGAAACACCGAGCCGAACGTGTGCAGCATCAAGGCAAAGGTGCGGTCGTTCGACTCGTAAGCCTGAACCCACTGAACCATCACGCCCCCGGGCGACAGACGGGAAGCGCACTGCTCATAAAACTCCCGGCTGAACACGGCGGCCACCCCCGCCATCCATGGGTTGGACGGTTCGCTCACAATCACGTCGTACTTGCTCTCACTGGCCAGCAGGAACGATTTGGCATCCTCGATGACGACCCGCACCTTCGGATGGTTCTCCAGCACCCGGTGATTGTAGGGACCAAACAACCGCGCGCCCTCCACAACCTCGGGTGAAATCTCCACCAGATCGATGTGACGGATGGAAGGATGGACCGCCACCGCCCCGCACGTCACACCACAACCCAGGCCCACAATCAGGGCATTCGTCGCCGACGGCTTGAGCATCATCGGCACGTGCCCGGACATGACCTGGGTCTTCATGTCCTCCGCGGTGCTGGCATCCGTCTTGCCGTTCACCTTCAAAAAAAGATTGGTCTTGCCGGAACCGTAGGTCGGCACCACGCAGACGGAGGAACCGGCCCCGTCCTTGTAGTAAGCAAACTCTCCCGACCGCAGATAGCTGCGGTACGCCGCAAGATCATTCGGCATGTTCGTCAACCGCCAGAAGCCCGCGCTGAAGGCCTGTTTCCACGTGGGCTGAAAAACGTTGCCCGCCGTCCACACCCAAACCACCCCGGCCAGTCCCACCCCGGCCATGACGCCAATGCGGGACACCTGCGTGCTCCGCAGCAACACGGCCAATCCGATGCCGGCATTCAACAGAATCCCCAAGGCCAGCGTACGCGCCATGCCCAGCTGGGGCATCAGCCAAAGTCCCGTCAGCGCCGCGCCCAGCACCGTTCCCGCGGTGTTCACCGCAAAGACACGCCCTACCGAACCGCCCGCGTGCCTCAGCTCGGACGTGGAAATGCGGCTGACCAGGGGCAGGGTCATGCCCAGGCAGGTGGTGGGAACAAACATCACCAGGAAGCACAGGCCGAGCTGCAACAAGGCGTAAAACGGATAGTTCGCATCCGTCCGATCCAGCAGGCCCGCCATTTTGCCAAATACGAAGGGCAGGTACTCGTAAAAAAACATCGACAAAAACAAGGTGCCCGCCAGGGCGATCTCCGCCCAGCCGAAGGCGTTCAAGTCGTCCTTCAAGTTCTTCCATCGATAAATAATCACCGCTCCCACCGTGATGCCCGAAATGAAGGTGATCAGCATCAGGGAAAACGCATGCGTGCTTGATCCCAGGGCTAACGCCAGAAGCCGCGTCCAGACCACCTCATACAGCATCGCCACAAATCCGGAAATGCCGATGGCAGCCAGAGCCAGCCGTGCATGAGAGGATACCGGAGCCTCGGCGGAAGGCCCCCCGGCGTTGGGGGAAGCCGGCTCCGCGATTTCATCCGCCAGCTGGTTTTCACGAAGCTGATAACTCAAATACAGCGCCACCGCCCCGGGCGCCACGTTGCAAAACGCCGCCACATAAAGCGACGCCTCCAATCCGATGCCAGGGATCAAAATGAAATCCGCCAGCACGCAACCGGCAATCGCCCCGGCGCTGTTCACGGCGTAAAGCATCGCCACTTTCTCACGCAACTCGGCGAGCGCACGCGTGGCAAACCGGGCCAGGGCCGGAAAGGTCGCTCCCATCAAAACGGTCGGCACCAGAATCGTCAGCAAACTGAAGGCGAATTTCAGGGCCAGCACTCCGCTCCCCCCGGCTCCCGTGCTCCTCAAGACCGCCACATATCCGTCATGGCAGAATTGGTAATAATGAGGAAACAAGACCGCGTAGAGCCCGATGCCAAGCTCCAAATATCCGTAGAGCGCCAGGGGTCTCCTGGTGCGGTCCGCAAAGTGCCCGAGCCACGCGTTGCCCAATGCCAGCCCGCCCATGAACGAAACCAGCACCGCCACCACCGCGTAGCTGGTGTGCCCCAAAAACAAGCCGAGATAACGAGCCCAGACGGTCTGGTAAATGAGCCCCGCCGCCCCGGAAACCAGAAAACAAACAACGACCGTGCCGAAAAGAGCGGGAGAACGGGAATTCACAAGCATTCAAGCTACGGGGTTCATCGATTGGCCGAGCCCAAGCCGGCGCTTTCGACCAGCACCGCCGCGGCCCGGCGCAC from the Verrucomicrobiota bacterium genome contains:
- a CDS encoding PAS domain-containing protein, coding for MSLSEPAALLEYLPAPAFLTDPTGRVSSINAQARRALPWLGAEVVGQWLTALAAPEDFRTIERYLQEWADSNRATGLPIPPARTVTLRTVRFDPNPI
- a CDS encoding response regulator, whose translation is MGQQGREQLEVMVDSINDAIISIDEEFRIAFLNRSAEVTFGCSAKTAIGLHIDLFPTLATALKQINLGVLDRNPAVFENAHQIEGHRSNGESFPMEATLSSSLIGGRRFYAAVVRDISAQMQMEQALYQSQKNQAVGTLAGGVAHDFNNILTAVLSQLDCLVWAPHLPEDLKENAILAQNSARRRAELVSKLLTFSRHSEIKLSLLNLNKIVEEVLDMLRRTIAPHIQIQHYTDGSEDWQVHGDSTQLMQVIMNLCLNARDAMTQGGVLTVRVRRVNFSPEEAKEPRRSGSFVQLSIRDTGQGMSPDVLARLGEPYFTTKEVGKGTGLGLSICYSVAAEHKGWIEVESAPGEGAEFHVFFPIGAEKSDAETEDLGDIESLSEKALEGRERILVVDDDEVIRLVVRAVLSYRGYTVSEAANGEEALVAFFRAPEEFDLLLLDLHMPKTSGWDVLKKICEHGSPVRVIIMSGGATEADYKRAKELGAAMFMRKPFENRQLTRMVRRVLDSNLQGVRSLRD